In the genome of Podarcis raffonei isolate rPodRaf1 chromosome 17, rPodRaf1.pri, whole genome shotgun sequence, one region contains:
- the TMEM271 gene encoding transmembrane protein 271: MKWSVRGACAALSSCLLLACALSAAAVGLKCFSLGSELKGEPFRLGSAAGAFYSGLLLATGLSLLGSALFCCRQPDDHAGHGASAEGAGAAPPRGHAGSEVVAVPVSGDSQAPPQAPPKAPANGRQNFLLLGALVFMLGVLSAFAGAVIDGDTVSLVEKKYSHYCLLQAGVGGAGAAPARARPAGSSPDGSAAALRCQKLRDYQRGLVISTIFNALECLLGLLNLLLVKNYKAAQQRGLRRRRRRRHDHHVAGGRRRRRRGPGGGGGGGGGAGVGRRPQRPSQGSIFSSEDPDVSPGGDCAFQAVSYINVGVFHVFDEAGVEVHCGGHPSVELPGYSPMDPDLQVSYPYCYPLPNEQPPAYEEIYPREPCANRI, translated from the coding sequence ATGAAGTGGAGTGTCCGGGGAGCCTGCGCCGCGCTCTCCAGCTGCCTCCTGCTCGCCTGCGCGCTGAGCGCCGCCGCCGTGGGCCTCAAGTGCTTCTCGCTGGGCTCCGAACTCAAGGGGGAGCCCTTCCGCCTCGGCAGCGCCGCCGGAGCCTTCTACTCGGGGCTGCTGCTGGCCACCGGCCTCTCGCTGCTGGGCTCCGCGCTCTTCTGCTGCCGCCAGCCCGACGACCACGCCGGACACGGCGCCTCCGCCGAGGGCGCGGGCGCAGCGCCCCCTCGAGGCCACGCGGGCAGCGAGGTGGTGGCCGTGCCGGTGAGCGGGGATTCGCAAGCGCCGCCTCAGGCGCCGCCCAAGGCGCCCGCCAACGGGCGCCAAAACTTCCTGCTGCTGGGGGCGCTGGTCTTCATGCTGGGCGTGCTGAGCGCCTTCGCCGGCGCCGTCATCGACGGCGACACGGTGTCGCTGGTGGAGAAGAAGTACTCGcactactgcctcctgcaggccGGAGttggaggagcaggagcagcgcCCGCCCGGGCCAGGCCTGCAGGCAGCAGCCCCGACGGCTCGGCGGCGGCGCTGCGCTGCCAGAAGCTGCGCGACTACCAGCGGGGCTTGGTCATCTCCACCATCTTCAACGCCCTCGAGTGCCTGCTGGGGCTGCTCAACCTGCTGCTGGTCAAGAACTACAAGGCGGCCCAGCAGCGGGGGCTGCGGCGACGGCGGCGCCGACGGCACGACCACCACGTGGCGGGCGGGCGGCGGAGAAGGCGCCGGGGTCCCGGGggcggcggtggtggtggtggtggcgccGGCGTTGGACGGCGTCCACAGCGCCCCAGCCAAGGCTCCATCTTCTCCAGCGAGGACCCAGATGTGTCCCCCGGGGGCGATTGCGCCTTCCAGGCCGTGTCGTACATCAACGTTGGGGTCTTCCACGTGTTCGACGAGGCGGGCGTGGAGGTGCACTGCGGAGGCCACCCTTCCGTCGAGCTGCCGGGCTACTCGCCCATGGACCCCGACCTCCAGGTGTCCTACCCGTATTGCTACCCATTGCCCAACGAGCAGCCCCCGGCCTACGAGGAAATCTATCCCAGGGAGCCCTGTGCCAACCGCATCTAG